The following are encoded together in the Thalassolituus oleivorans MIL-1 genome:
- the purL gene encoding phosphoribosylformylglycinamidine synthase, which produces MLELRGAPALSEFRLNKTLNKLQQVLPHVSAVYAEFTHFADLKAELSATELTVLQRILRYGPKADVREPSGESFLVIPRFGTISPWSSKATDIAHNCGLGNVLRLERGITYYVEGISAAEREVAAAVLHDRMVETVLENSEGAGAMFSHAQPAPLTEIDLLGGGREALVAADQNLGLALADDEIDYLADSYRTLGRNPTDIELMMFAQANSEHCRHKIFNATWTIDGEEQDKSLFQMIKNTYECYNENILSAYKDNASVIRGHVSGRFFPNPDTRGYSYHEEEMHILMKVETHNHPTAIAPHSGAATGSGGEIRDEGATGRGSKPKAGLTGFTVSDLKIPGFEQPWESQYGKPDRIVSALDIMIDGPLGGAAFNNEFGRPALCGYFRTFELEHDGEVRGYHKPIMIAGGYGNIRDEHVQKGDIPVGARLIALGGPAMQIGLGGGAASSMASGQSNADLDFASVQRENPEMERRCQEVIDRCWQMGDANPIAFIHDVGAGGLSNAFPELVSDGGRGGKFELRNVPNDEPGMSPLAIWCNESQERYVMAVPESEMDVFDAICARERCPYAVVGIATEEEHLTVTDSHFDNKPVDLPLQVLLGKPPRMHREATTRKVAVDAFDATSIDLAESAERILKLPTVASKSFLITIGDRSITGTVARDQFVGPWQVPVADVAVTTASYDGYVGEAMAMGERTPVALLDGPASGRLSVAEAITNLAAAPIAQLADIKLSANWMCAAGHDGEDEKLYATVKAVGMELCPDLQVTIPVGKDSMSMKTRWTEGAEDKAVTSPMSLIITGFAPVSDARKVMTPQLKTNVGETDLVLVDLGRGQNRLGASCLAQVYQQVGQQPADLDDAEDLKAFFAVVQGLNSDDKLLAYHDRSDGGLFATLTEMAFAGHCGIDVKLDLLAETEADLAAALFAEELGAVMQVRRDDLEEVLAQFEGAGLGECTQVIGSINEDDQIIFSFQDEDVLSESRVTWQRLWSQTSYEIQARRDNVECAKQEFDALLDAENPGINAELTFDINDDIAAGLEGRPCVAILREQGVNGQIEMAAAFDRAGFDTVDVHMSDVLSGAVTFENFRGLVACGGFSYGDVLGAGEGWAKSILFNEQARSQFKAFFEREDTFALGVCNGCQMLSNLHELIPGAEHWPHFVRNMSEQFEARVAMVEVQESDSVFLSGMAGSRMPIAVAHGEGRAEFASEDDINELVGQIALRYVDNYGQVTQQYPANPNGSPQGITGLTANEGRVTIMMPHPERVFRAVQNSYIPSEDWSEDGAWMRMFRNARVWCEEN; this is translated from the coding sequence ATGCTTGAGCTGCGTGGCGCCCCGGCGCTGTCTGAATTCCGTCTGAATAAAACCTTAAATAAGCTACAACAGGTGCTGCCTCATGTGAGCGCTGTGTATGCTGAATTTACGCACTTTGCAGACCTAAAAGCTGAACTCAGCGCTACCGAACTGACTGTGCTGCAACGCATTCTGCGTTACGGCCCTAAAGCCGATGTGCGTGAGCCTAGCGGCGAGTCGTTTCTCGTTATTCCCCGTTTTGGCACTATCTCGCCGTGGTCTTCAAAGGCAACCGATATCGCGCACAACTGTGGATTAGGTAATGTCCTGCGTTTAGAGCGCGGCATTACCTATTATGTAGAAGGTATTAGTGCTGCTGAGCGCGAAGTAGCCGCTGCGGTACTGCACGATCGCATGGTAGAAACCGTGTTGGAGAACAGTGAAGGCGCTGGCGCTATGTTTTCGCACGCACAACCCGCGCCATTAACTGAGATTGATCTTCTCGGTGGTGGTCGTGAAGCCTTAGTCGCCGCCGACCAAAATCTCGGTTTGGCATTAGCCGATGATGAAATCGACTACCTTGCCGACAGCTATCGCACCTTAGGTCGTAACCCGACCGATATTGAATTGATGATGTTCGCCCAAGCGAACTCAGAACATTGCCGCCATAAGATCTTCAACGCGACGTGGACGATTGACGGCGAAGAACAAGATAAATCCTTGTTCCAAATGATTAAAAACACCTACGAGTGCTACAACGAAAACATCTTGTCGGCATATAAAGACAACGCATCGGTTATTCGTGGGCATGTGAGTGGTCGTTTCTTCCCGAATCCAGATACTCGTGGCTATTCGTACCACGAAGAAGAAATGCACATATTAATGAAGGTAGAAACTCATAACCACCCAACTGCGATTGCACCGCACTCAGGTGCTGCAACTGGTTCGGGTGGCGAGATTCGTGACGAGGGTGCAACCGGTCGTGGTTCTAAGCCAAAAGCAGGCTTAACTGGTTTCACTGTTTCTGATTTAAAAATCCCAGGCTTCGAACAGCCTTGGGAAAGCCAATACGGCAAGCCGGATCGCATTGTTTCTGCACTCGATATTATGATCGATGGCCCTCTGGGCGGTGCGGCATTTAACAACGAATTCGGTCGTCCTGCTCTGTGCGGTTATTTCCGTACATTCGAATTAGAGCACGACGGTGAAGTGCGTGGTTATCATAAGCCAATCATGATTGCGGGTGGTTACGGCAACATCCGTGACGAGCATGTACAAAAAGGCGATATCCCTGTCGGTGCACGTTTAATCGCACTCGGCGGCCCAGCCATGCAAATCGGTTTGGGTGGTGGTGCGGCGTCATCTATGGCGTCTGGCCAATCCAATGCCGATTTAGATTTTGCTTCTGTTCAACGCGAAAACCCAGAAATGGAACGTCGCTGCCAAGAGGTGATCGACCGTTGTTGGCAGATGGGTGATGCCAACCCGATTGCCTTTATCCACGACGTGGGTGCTGGTGGTTTGTCTAACGCCTTCCCAGAGTTGGTATCTGACGGTGGTCGTGGTGGCAAGTTTGAGCTGCGTAACGTGCCCAACGACGAGCCGGGTATGAGCCCGCTGGCGATTTGGTGTAACGAATCTCAAGAACGCTATGTTATGGCTGTTCCTGAATCAGAAATGGATGTGTTTGATGCGATTTGCGCGCGCGAACGTTGCCCATATGCGGTGGTGGGTATCGCCACCGAAGAAGAGCATTTAACGGTTACGGATAGCCATTTCGATAACAAGCCTGTGGATCTACCGCTACAAGTATTACTGGGTAAGCCACCGCGTATGCATCGCGAAGCAACTACCCGTAAGGTGGCGGTTGATGCATTTGATGCAACCAGTATCGATTTGGCCGAATCGGCTGAACGTATTCTTAAGCTGCCAACCGTCGCCAGTAAGTCGTTTTTGATTACCATTGGCGACCGCTCGATCACGGGTACGGTTGCACGAGATCAGTTTGTTGGCCCTTGGCAGGTGCCTGTTGCCGACGTTGCGGTAACGACAGCGTCTTATGATGGATACGTTGGTGAAGCCATGGCAATGGGTGAACGTACGCCTGTAGCCTTGTTGGATGGCCCAGCGTCAGGTCGTTTGTCGGTTGCTGAAGCAATTACCAACTTGGCGGCTGCGCCGATTGCTCAATTGGCAGATATCAAACTATCCGCTAACTGGATGTGTGCGGCGGGTCACGACGGCGAAGATGAAAAATTGTATGCCACAGTGAAGGCTGTGGGTATGGAGTTGTGCCCAGATTTGCAGGTAACCATCCCTGTGGGTAAAGACTCTATGTCGATGAAAACGCGTTGGACTGAAGGCGCTGAAGATAAAGCGGTTACCTCGCCGATGTCGCTGATTATCACAGGTTTTGCGCCTGTATCAGACGCACGCAAGGTGATGACGCCACAGCTGAAAACCAACGTCGGTGAAACCGACTTAGTGTTAGTGGATTTGGGCCGTGGGCAAAATCGTTTAGGTGCCTCGTGCTTAGCGCAGGTGTATCAACAAGTTGGCCAACAACCGGCCGACCTTGATGATGCCGAAGATTTAAAAGCCTTTTTCGCTGTTGTTCAGGGCTTAAATAGCGATGATAAATTGCTGGCTTACCACGACCGTTCCGACGGTGGTTTATTCGCCACATTAACGGAAATGGCGTTTGCCGGACATTGTGGTATTGACGTTAAGCTTGATCTGTTGGCCGAAACCGAAGCAGATTTAGCCGCAGCTTTGTTTGCGGAAGAACTCGGTGCCGTCATGCAGGTTCGCCGCGATGACCTAGAAGAAGTGCTGGCGCAGTTCGAAGGCGCAGGCTTGGGTGAATGCACTCAGGTGATCGGCTCTATTAATGAAGACGACCAGATTATCTTCAGCTTCCAAGACGAAGACGTATTGAGCGAAAGTCGTGTGACTTGGCAGCGTTTGTGGTCACAAACTAGCTACGAAATTCAGGCGCGTCGCGACAACGTTGAATGTGCGAAGCAAGAATTCGATGCTCTATTAGACGCGGAAAACCCAGGTATTAATGCCGAATTAACGTTCGACATTAACGACGACATTGCTGCGGGTCTTGAAGGCCGCCCATGCGTTGCCATTTTGCGTGAGCAAGGTGTCAACGGCCAAATCGAAATGGCAGCGGCGTTTGATCGTGCTGGCTTTGATACCGTCGATGTACACATGAGTGATGTATTAAGCGGTGCAGTGACGTTTGAAAACTTCCGTGGCCTAGTGGCGTGTGGTGGTTTCTCTTACGGTGACGTATTGGGTGCCGGTGAAGGTTGGGCGAAGTCTATTCTCTTCAACGAGCAAGCACGTAGCCAGTTTAAAGCCTTCTTCGAACGTGAAGATACGTTCGCTCTTGGTGTATGTAACGGCTGTCAGATGCTGTCCAACTTGCACGAGTTGATTCCGGGTGCTGAACACTGGCCACACTTTGTACGTAACATGAGCGAGCAGTTTGAAGCGCGTGTTGC
- the mltF gene encoding membrane-bound lytic murein transglycosylase MltF, whose amino-acid sequence MLRGVISLLAIALLAFTTVTTLSGNVRPQGMDELHKTGKVVMVTRNSPTTYYDDRDGATGYEYELAKAFANYLGLELEILVADNLEGVMAALESGQAQFAAAGLSKEQTADYPLHYSPSYMTVSEYIVMRRGGERPTSLNDLAQSSLMVTAHSRHASSLRRWQRDELPSLSWQESTDLEASDLMQMVSDGDLDFTMVNSNEFQMMQTYLPNLEVAFTLGDLQNVAWSFPQNSDDGLAQEAFNFFYQAETGAVLAELSERFYGHLGQFDYVGAQRFLRHSQRALPRYLAHFQKAADDNNFDWRLLAAMGYQESHWNPKARSYTGVRGIMMLTQNTASELGIENRLDPLQSIEGGGRYLAKLRSRIDDEVQEPDRTWMSLAAYNVGYGHLSDARKLTSQLGKNPNLWIDVKDSLPLLSQRRYYRNTRYGYARGQEPVNYVQNIRRYYDVLVWNDEQYATIGEGSDALQLSSLNVTVVPPLL is encoded by the coding sequence ATGCTTCGTGGCGTAATAAGTCTTTTAGCGATTGCCCTGCTAGCGTTCACTACGGTGACTACGCTCTCTGGCAACGTGCGCCCGCAAGGTATGGACGAATTACACAAAACGGGCAAAGTCGTCATGGTGACGCGTAACAGCCCTACTACTTATTACGATGATCGTGATGGCGCCACAGGCTATGAGTATGAACTCGCCAAGGCATTTGCCAATTATCTCGGCTTAGAGTTAGAAATTTTAGTTGCCGATAATCTTGAAGGCGTAATGGCTGCTCTAGAAAGCGGACAAGCACAATTTGCAGCGGCCGGTTTAAGCAAAGAACAAACTGCCGATTATCCGCTACATTATTCGCCCAGCTATATGACGGTGTCGGAGTATATCGTGATGCGTCGCGGCGGAGAGCGCCCTACGTCGTTGAATGATCTAGCTCAAAGCAGCTTAATGGTTACTGCCCATTCACGTCATGCTAGCAGCCTACGTCGCTGGCAGCGCGATGAGCTACCAAGCTTAAGCTGGCAAGAAAGTACCGATCTGGAAGCGTCCGATTTAATGCAAATGGTGTCGGACGGTGATCTAGACTTCACTATGGTGAATTCTAATGAATTCCAAATGATGCAGACCTATCTACCGAACTTGGAAGTTGCGTTCACGCTAGGCGATCTACAGAACGTTGCTTGGAGCTTTCCTCAAAATTCTGACGATGGCTTAGCCCAAGAAGCCTTCAACTTTTTCTACCAAGCCGAAACCGGCGCGGTGCTGGCTGAGTTATCCGAGCGTTTTTACGGACACCTTGGCCAATTCGATTACGTCGGCGCTCAGCGTTTCTTGCGCCACTCACAACGCGCACTTCCACGTTATTTGGCCCACTTCCAAAAAGCCGCTGACGATAACAATTTCGACTGGCGTCTACTTGCAGCCATGGGATACCAAGAAAGTCATTGGAATCCTAAGGCACGTAGTTACACAGGTGTTCGTGGCATCATGATGCTAACGCAAAATACAGCCAGCGAACTGGGTATAGAAAACCGCCTTGATCCACTACAAAGCATTGAAGGTGGGGGGCGTTATTTAGCCAAATTGCGCAGTCGTATTGATGATGAAGTTCAAGAGCCAGATCGCACTTGGATGTCGTTGGCAGCTTATAACGTCGGCTATGGGCATCTTAGCGATGCACGCAAGCTCACCAGTCAGTTAGGCAAAAATCCAAACTTGTGGATTGATGTAAAAGACAGCCTACCTTTACTAAGCCAGCGTCGGTATTACCGCAACACGCGTTACGGCTATGCTCGTGGCCAAGAGCCGGTTAACTACGTACAAAACATTCGTCGTTATTACGATGTCTTGGTATGGAATGACGAACAGTACGCAACGATTGGTGAAGGCAGTGATGCCCTACAACTATCTTCTTTAAACGTGACTGTAGTGCCACCGCTTCTATAA
- the tadA gene encoding tRNA adenosine(34) deaminase TadA, which produces MLSLIGLPIVDDESAMRLALLQAQQAFAAGEVPVGAVVVLDGVVIGAGFNCPITTLDPSAHAEMVALRDAAKRIGNYRVTDATLYVTVEPCTMCSGLLIHSRIGRLVYGATEPKAGAVESATQVFSQPWLNHRLDLKGGVLAVECSEIMSEFFQLRRDAKKRLKQASSVPSKD; this is translated from the coding sequence ATGTTGTCACTCATTGGTTTGCCCATCGTAGATGATGAAAGTGCTATGCGCTTAGCCTTGCTGCAAGCTCAGCAAGCTTTTGCTGCTGGCGAGGTTCCTGTGGGAGCTGTTGTGGTGTTGGATGGTGTTGTTATTGGTGCTGGATTTAATTGCCCAATAACGACGCTCGACCCGAGTGCTCATGCAGAAATGGTTGCTTTGCGTGATGCAGCCAAGCGTATTGGTAACTATCGAGTTACTGATGCCACACTGTATGTCACGGTTGAACCCTGCACTATGTGCTCTGGATTGCTTATCCACAGCCGTATCGGCCGTCTTGTCTATGGTGCGACAGAGCCAAAAGCCGGAGCCGTTGAGAGTGCGACCCAAGTATTTTCGCAACCTTGGTTAAATCATCGCCTTGATCTAAAGGGGGGGGTGCTAGCTGTCGAGTGTTCTGAAATTATGTCGGAGTTTTTTCAATTACGTCGCGATGCCAAAAAGCGTCTGAAGCAAGCATCATCAGTACCGTCTAAAGATTGA
- a CDS encoding acyl-CoA thioesterase, with protein sequence MWTQNILPRFADTDALGHINNTVLPVWFEDARTPIFRFFTPDLNPKDWHLIVAKIEVEYTDELFYGQDVEVRTFIGRIGNTSFVVEHEVWQSKRLCARGNAVMVHYDHAAKVSCALPETIRKALSEHLVTL encoded by the coding sequence ATGTGGACACAAAACATACTACCGCGCTTTGCTGATACAGATGCCCTAGGTCACATAAACAATACCGTACTGCCCGTCTGGTTTGAGGATGCACGTACGCCGATATTTCGCTTTTTTACACCCGATTTAAATCCTAAAGACTGGCATTTAATTGTGGCGAAAATTGAAGTCGAATATACCGACGAACTTTTTTATGGCCAAGATGTTGAAGTGCGTACATTTATAGGACGCATAGGGAATACATCATTTGTGGTCGAACATGAGGTTTGGCAAAGCAAGCGTTTGTGTGCACGCGGGAATGCCGTAATGGTGCATTACGATCACGCCGCCAAGGTATCTTGCGCACTTCCAGAAACGATTAGAAAAGCACTAAGTGAGCATTTAGTGACTCTCTAA
- a CDS encoding monovalent cation:proton antiporter-2 (CPA2) family protein, protein MAETSLMHQALVFLLAAVISVPVASRLGLGSVLGYLSAGAVIGPFAFGLIGNDIDGVMHFAEFGVVMMLFLVGLELQPSLLWRMRVPIVGLGGLQVVLTAAAIAGVAMALSMSWQHATAIGMILALSSTAIVLQTLNEKGLMKNDAGQSAFSVLLFQDIAVIPMLAILPLLAVTDVEHVSAKHGLPGWQGTLLVLAVVSSIVVVGRLVSRHVFRIIAATKLRETFTAMALLLVVGIAVLMEYIGLSPALGTFIAGVVLATSEYRHELEAEVEPFKGLLLALFFISVGASIDFGLFLANPWPILALVLGLVLIKMVILLLLGWGFGMSARSNAIFTFSLAQGGEFAFVLLSFTSSQDILPAAIVEPMGLVVALSMAITPLLFVLNERVVLPKLSGNANVRPTDTIEPHDAEGEAILVGFGRFGQIVGRLLRMNGFNITVLEHNATQVDLVRSFGHKVFYGDASRMELLESAGIANARLLVLAIDDHERTLDTVHQVRRHYPNLRILARAAGRRQAAELLHAGADHVERETFDSALSLGEHALKNLGYRAYQAHRAAMLFKHHDERNVHALTEVIADEKAFLTMAKQHTADLEKVLQSDDEVDKGMQDSGWDRS, encoded by the coding sequence ATGGCTGAAACCAGTTTAATGCATCAAGCATTAGTGTTCTTACTCGCTGCGGTTATTTCGGTCCCGGTTGCGAGTCGTTTAGGGCTCGGTTCTGTACTTGGGTATTTATCCGCTGGTGCGGTTATTGGTCCATTTGCATTCGGTTTAATCGGTAATGATATTGATGGCGTGATGCACTTCGCCGAATTTGGTGTCGTCATGATGCTGTTTCTGGTCGGCTTGGAACTGCAGCCGTCACTGCTATGGCGCATGCGCGTACCCATCGTTGGTTTAGGTGGACTACAGGTTGTGCTCACCGCCGCCGCGATTGCCGGTGTGGCGATGGCGTTATCTATGAGCTGGCAACATGCGACGGCGATCGGCATGATTTTAGCGCTGTCATCGACGGCCATTGTATTGCAAACCCTAAATGAAAAAGGGTTGATGAAAAATGATGCTGGGCAATCGGCATTTTCCGTTCTGTTATTTCAAGATATCGCCGTCATCCCTATGTTGGCGATATTACCATTATTAGCCGTTACCGATGTGGAGCACGTTTCAGCGAAGCATGGCTTACCAGGTTGGCAAGGTACGCTGCTGGTATTGGCGGTAGTTAGTTCGATTGTCGTGGTCGGACGTTTAGTTAGCCGCCATGTATTTCGCATTATTGCGGCAACCAAGTTACGTGAAACTTTCACCGCAATGGCATTGTTGCTGGTGGTCGGTATTGCCGTATTAATGGAATATATCGGTCTTTCACCGGCTTTGGGTACTTTTATTGCGGGTGTGGTTCTCGCAACAAGCGAATATCGCCATGAGCTAGAGGCTGAGGTTGAGCCCTTTAAAGGCTTATTGTTGGCACTATTTTTTATATCTGTTGGTGCCAGCATCGACTTTGGATTGTTTTTAGCGAATCCATGGCCAATTCTCGCCTTAGTACTGGGGCTTGTGCTGATAAAAATGGTGATCTTACTGTTGCTGGGGTGGGGCTTCGGTATGTCGGCGCGCAGCAACGCTATTTTTACCTTTTCGTTAGCACAAGGCGGTGAATTCGCTTTCGTTTTACTGAGTTTTACGTCTAGCCAAGATATTTTGCCGGCGGCCATTGTTGAGCCGATGGGGCTAGTGGTAGCGCTATCAATGGCCATTACTCCCTTATTGTTTGTGCTCAATGAGCGCGTGGTGTTACCTAAACTTTCGGGCAACGCTAATGTCAGGCCGACCGATACCATTGAACCACATGATGCCGAAGGAGAAGCTATATTGGTGGGCTTTGGTCGTTTCGGACAAATCGTCGGTCGTTTGCTGCGTATGAACGGTTTTAATATCACAGTACTTGAGCACAATGCGACTCAGGTAGATTTGGTGCGTAGCTTTGGTCATAAAGTATTTTATGGCGATGCTTCGAGAATGGAATTATTAGAATCTGCTGGTATCGCTAATGCACGGTTGTTAGTGCTCGCGATCGATGATCATGAACGTACGCTTGATACTGTCCATCAAGTACGTCGTCATTATCCTAATTTACGTATTCTGGCTCGTGCAGCCGGTCGTCGTCAGGCTGCTGAATTGCTGCATGCAGGGGCTGATCATGTCGAACGTGAAACGTTTGACTCAGCATTGTCGTTAGGCGAACACGCGTTAAAAAATTTAGGATACAGAGCCTATCAAGCGCATCGCGCTGCAATGTTGTTTAAGCATCATGACGAGCGAAATGTTCACGCGCTGACGGAAGTGATTGCTGATGAAAAGGCGTTCTTGACCATGGCAAAGCAACATACTGCCGATTTAGAGAAAGTGCTGCAGTCTGATGATGAAGTTGATAAAGGGATGCAAGATAGCGGCTGGGATCGCTCCTAA
- a CDS encoding NAD(P)H-dependent oxidoreductase gives MMAKALIIYAHPAHQRSQANQTLLDTIAGIADVTVHDLYEEYPNFHIDVEREQALLLEHDIIVFQHPVYWYSAPALLREWQDLVLVYGFAYGRSSQKLVGKVFWPVLTAGASQSSYSEEGINRHTLADFFIAYPQIAHLCGMRYEKPCEIFSSRQQTQAAIQDVANGYRDKLIELLAGMTHG, from the coding sequence ATGATGGCGAAAGCGCTGATCATATATGCCCATCCCGCTCATCAACGCTCTCAAGCGAATCAAACCTTACTGGATACCATTGCTGGTATTGCTGATGTAACGGTTCATGATTTATATGAGGAGTATCCGAACTTTCATATTGATGTTGAACGCGAACAGGCATTACTGCTTGAACATGACATCATTGTTTTTCAACATCCGGTTTATTGGTATAGCGCACCTGCTTTGTTACGAGAATGGCAAGATCTTGTATTGGTGTACGGCTTTGCTTATGGGCGCAGTAGTCAAAAACTAGTGGGAAAAGTATTTTGGCCTGTGCTTACTGCTGGCGCATCGCAGTCGTCTTATTCTGAAGAAGGTATTAATCGCCACACTTTGGCGGATTTCTTCATTGCTTATCCTCAAATTGCCCATCTATGTGGCATGCGCTATGAAAAGCCTTGCGAGATATTCTCAAGTCGTCAACAGACGCAAGCAGCGATACAAGATGTCGCGAACGGCTATCGCGACAAGTTAATTGAATTACTGGCGGGAATGACTCATGGCTGA
- a CDS encoding translation initiation factor Sui1: MSKKSSSGGLVYSTEIGRTCPDCRAAVTDCRCGQDEQPQGDGIVRVSRETKGRGGKVMTLITGIPLVGAELKTLAKDLKKKCGVGGALKDGVVEIQGDQRDILVAELTKRGFTVRKSGG; the protein is encoded by the coding sequence ATGTCGAAAAAATCTTCTTCTGGCGGTTTAGTTTACTCTACTGAAATTGGTCGCACTTGCCCTGATTGTCGAGCTGCAGTTACAGACTGCCGATGCGGTCAAGATGAGCAGCCACAGGGTGACGGTATCGTGCGTGTTAGCCGCGAAACGAAAGGGCGTGGCGGTAAAGTCATGACCCTTATTACAGGCATCCCTTTGGTTGGTGCTGAGCTAAAAACACTGGCGAAAGATTTAAAGAAGAAATGCGGTGTTGGCGGTGCCTTGAAGGATGGCGTTGTCGAAATCCAAGGGGATCAGAGAGATATACTGGTGGCTGAATTAACTAAGCGCGGTTTTACCGTTCGTAAGTCGGGCGGCTGA
- a CDS encoding sensor histidine kinase gives MAQQTASSIEKKLTLYVVLCSVLLGLLFSGVQIGTDYVVESQRFDENAQRLINGQRVPSALALYNYDSGSMKAILDSLLVNPAVLAARIVERKTGYEISAGAAPKDIPSNNIVRAYSVVLYEPEAYSSLKREIGELILLADEEQVRKGFEGRALTTLLLDILRNIVLAFVLILVFRTRLTGPIKRLAARLLDVDLQAPSLSLEVENALKYTELDDLACKMNDLLRAVNDEIAQRKNAESRVRLLNEQLEEKVKDRTKELHASNHQLQNSIDELQRTQNLLLQAQRMASLGHLAAGMAHEINNPVAIVYSNIATLSEYLTELIKLAEQYKQAENQIGDVSVRKVLANLRQSIDFDFVREDAPDLVRASKSSLERVRNIVGELRTFANSDQQEKSSLNLKAVMDECLNDYGLLDHDTIRVYALLDGLPEVKAVRSQVMMVFGKILQNAIDALSKGGTIEIAGEYDDESVSVFIKDTGVGMSEEDVRCAINPFFTRKEIGAGIGLGLTVAYNLMLNHGGELSINSENGKGTVVILKFPFTDVLFD, from the coding sequence TTGGCTCAGCAGACTGCATCATCCATTGAGAAGAAGCTCACTCTATACGTAGTGCTGTGCAGCGTACTGCTCGGTTTGCTGTTTAGTGGCGTGCAGATTGGTACAGATTACGTAGTAGAGAGTCAGAGGTTTGACGAAAATGCCCAGCGTCTGATTAATGGTCAGCGAGTTCCCAGCGCGTTAGCACTATACAATTACGACTCCGGTTCGATGAAAGCTATCTTGGATAGCTTATTAGTCAATCCAGCGGTTCTCGCAGCCCGTATCGTTGAGAGAAAAACAGGTTATGAAATCTCTGCTGGTGCTGCCCCGAAAGACATCCCCTCTAATAATATCGTGCGCGCATACTCCGTCGTTCTATACGAGCCAGAGGCATACAGTTCTCTTAAGCGTGAAATCGGAGAGCTAATATTACTGGCTGATGAAGAGCAAGTACGTAAAGGGTTTGAAGGACGCGCCTTAACTACGTTATTGCTGGATATTTTACGCAACATTGTTTTGGCTTTTGTTTTAATTCTCGTCTTTCGAACTCGTTTAACGGGGCCAATTAAGCGCTTGGCGGCTCGATTATTAGATGTGGATTTGCAGGCGCCGTCGCTATCGTTGGAGGTTGAAAACGCGCTGAAGTACACAGAGTTAGATGATCTGGCGTGTAAAATGAACGATTTATTACGTGCAGTAAACGACGAAATAGCGCAGCGCAAAAATGCAGAGTCGCGAGTTCGCCTGTTAAATGAGCAGTTGGAAGAAAAGGTAAAAGATAGAACCAAGGAATTGCATGCAAGTAATCACCAGTTACAAAATAGCATTGATGAATTGCAGCGTACGCAAAACCTACTACTGCAAGCACAGCGCATGGCGTCTCTGGGGCATTTGGCCGCCGGTATGGCGCACGAAATTAATAATCCAGTCGCGATTGTTTATAGCAATATCGCCACATTAAGTGAGTACCTAACCGAATTAATTAAATTGGCTGAACAATACAAGCAAGCAGAAAATCAAATTGGCGATGTATCTGTAAGAAAAGTATTAGCGAACTTACGGCAGAGTATTGATTTTGATTTTGTCCGTGAAGATGCACCAGATTTGGTTCGAGCTTCGAAAAGTAGTTTAGAGCGAGTGCGCAATATAGTAGGAGAGCTACGGACGTTTGCTAACAGCGATCAACAGGAAAAGTCGTCGTTAAATTTGAAAGCCGTGATGGATGAGTGTCTGAATGATTATGGCCTGTTAGACCACGATACTATTCGGGTATATGCATTATTGGATGGGCTTCCAGAAGTGAAGGCCGTTCGATCTCAAGTAATGATGGTGTTCGGCAAAATTTTGCAAAATGCGATTGATGCACTGTCGAAGGGAGGCACGATTGAAATTGCCGGCGAATATGACGATGAGTCGGTGTCTGTTTTTATTAAAGACACAGGGGTTGGCATGAGCGAAGAAGACGTTCGGTGCGCTATTAACCCGTTCTTTACTCGTAAAGAAATCGGTGCAGGCATCGGATTAGGGCTGACTGTAGCCTATAACCTGATGTTAAATCATGGTGGAGAGTTATCCATTAACAGTGAAAACGGTAAAGGTACGGTCGTCATTCTAAAGTTCCCTTTTACCGATGTATTGTTCGATTAA